Proteins from a single region of Acidimicrobiales bacterium:
- a CDS encoding PqqD family protein codes for MTSPGAHARFRPHQRVVAKIVMDEAVIINLETGVYYGLPGAGSVVWALVAAGHSPAEVAERVASEYAVQSTSVRGDVAALVESLVDEQLIVASDRTSADDVDIADLVAQTDYTPPALERFDDMEELLALDPPTPGALDVLMQRPDPSG; via the coding sequence ATGACATCGCCCGGTGCACACGCGCGGTTTCGACCCCACCAGCGGGTGGTGGCGAAGATCGTCATGGACGAGGCGGTCATCATCAACCTCGAGACCGGTGTCTACTACGGGCTTCCCGGCGCCGGTTCCGTCGTCTGGGCTCTCGTCGCAGCGGGCCACAGTCCCGCCGAGGTCGCCGAGCGTGTCGCCTCCGAGTACGCAGTGCAGTCCACTTCCGTCCGCGGCGACGTGGCGGCACTGGTCGAGTCACTCGTCGACGAGCAGCTCATCGTCGCGTCGGACCGGACCTCGGCCGACGACGTCGACATCGCCGATCTCGTCGCGCAGACGGACTACACGCCGCCCGCGCTCGAGCGCTTCGATGACATGGAGGAACTCCTCGCGCTCGACCCGCCCACTCCGGGCGCCCTCGACGTCCTCATGCAGCGGCCCGACCCCTCGGGATGA
- a CDS encoding nucleotidyltransferase family protein, with protein MRPPGRLAGADTPLLTALLGDPLRRRDAWRSWTRARGPLLDRVRADRTDRIRSLLPLAAGTAEIVELLDAATLDAVRVAAAREQLRHETLARITRSALAAFDQASIAVIAFDGFLLAEGYWPDPVARHSGGPRLVVPAESVDAALTTLAGAGWTPALIDPRFGPAPRPLRHASGVEAVVAERPNDAAFDVAALEAMWSRSTGHGGGLVRRPAASDELFALLVHGATYGTARSMQWVLDAHFVASHRSLDWRAFTRTAGAHPTARRIAALLTSMADDLDTTVPGDVTAALSRSRCSESRRDFAALAAASRATGRWNKVAMVRQAPSVAGAGLRATWILAERLTRAR; from the coding sequence ATGAGGCCCCCCGGCCGCCTGGCTGGCGCCGACACTCCCCTGCTCACCGCACTTCTCGGCGACCCGCTGCGTCGACGTGACGCCTGGCGTAGCTGGACCAGGGCTCGTGGCCCACTACTCGACCGCGTCCGCGCCGACAGGACCGACCGCATCAGGTCGCTGCTGCCGCTCGCCGCCGGCACCGCCGAGATCGTCGAACTCCTCGATGCCGCAACGCTGGACGCTGTCCGCGTCGCAGCCGCACGCGAACAGCTGCGTCACGAGACACTCGCCCGGATCACCCGCTCGGCGCTCGCTGCGTTCGACCAGGCATCGATTGCCGTGATCGCCTTCGACGGCTTCCTCCTGGCCGAGGGCTACTGGCCGGATCCCGTTGCGCGTCACTCCGGCGGGCCACGCCTGGTCGTCCCGGCGGAATCCGTCGACGCGGCGCTCACAACGCTCGCAGGGGCGGGATGGACCCCCGCCCTGATCGACCCGCGCTTCGGGCCCGCTCCCCGACCGCTGCGACACGCCTCGGGAGTCGAAGCAGTAGTCGCCGAACGACCCAACGACGCTGCGTTCGACGTTGCGGCACTCGAGGCGATGTGGTCGCGCAGCACCGGCCACGGTGGCGGGCTCGTGAGGCGGCCGGCGGCGTCCGACGAGTTGTTCGCGCTGCTCGTCCACGGAGCCACCTACGGCACCGCTCGGTCGATGCAGTGGGTTCTCGACGCGCACTTCGTCGCGAGTCACCGGTCGCTCGACTGGAGGGCTTTCACCCGAACAGCCGGGGCCCATCCGACGGCTCGTCGGATCGCAGCCCTGCTCACGTCGATGGCGGATGATCTCGACACCACCGTGCCCGGCGACGTAACCGCGGCGCTGTCGAGGAGCCGCTGTAGTGAGAGCCGTAGGGACTTCGCAGCGCTCGCAGCCGCATCGCGGGCGACCGGTCGGTGGAACAAGGTCGCAATGGTCCGTCAGGCTCCGTCGGTGGCCGGCGCAGGGCTACGGGCGACCTGGATCCTCGCCGAGCGGCTGACCCGTGCCCGCTGA
- a CDS encoding glycosyltransferase family A protein — protein MNAYLVSCLIPAYNAARFITETLDSIVAQTHRPIEIVVVDDGSTDATADVVRHHDAEITLVEAEHAGLIPARDAAIEAATGDWIAFCDADDLWVPDKLRRQLAVFESDPDVDVCVGQYLNFWDEEAAQEAERYAGQPLSEPISGWIVPTMLARREVFERYGRFGDAIRPSDTGWFATAVERGCLVETLEQVVMHRRVHTTNDSLTGEDPLGGLFDLIKIRADARRGRIDR, from the coding sequence ATGAACGCGTATCTCGTGTCGTGCCTGATTCCCGCCTACAACGCGGCACGGTTCATCACCGAGACGCTCGACAGCATCGTGGCCCAGACCCACCGCCCGATCGAGATCGTGGTCGTCGACGACGGATCGACCGATGCCACCGCTGACGTCGTGCGCCACCACGACGCCGAGATCACTCTCGTCGAGGCCGAACACGCGGGCCTGATCCCGGCCCGGGACGCGGCGATCGAAGCCGCCACCGGCGACTGGATCGCCTTCTGCGACGCCGACGACCTCTGGGTGCCCGACAAGCTCCGCCGACAGCTGGCGGTGTTCGAGAGCGACCCGGACGTGGACGTCTGCGTCGGGCAGTACCTCAACTTCTGGGACGAGGAGGCGGCCCAGGAAGCCGAGCGGTACGCCGGACAACCACTGTCGGAGCCCATCTCGGGGTGGATCGTCCCGACGATGCTCGCCCGGCGTGAGGTCTTCGAGCGCTACGGCCGGTTCGGCGATGCGATCAGGCCGTCGGACACCGGCTGGTTCGCGACCGCCGTCGAGCGGGGGTGCCTCGTCGAGACCCTGGAGCAGGTCGTGATGCACCGACGGGTCCACACCACCAACGACAGCCTCACCGGCGAGGACCCCCTCGGCGGCCTCTTCGACCTGATCAAGATCCGCGCCGATGCACGCCGGGGCCGTATCGACAGATGA
- a CDS encoding glycosyltransferase family A protein — translation MTAASVSVVVPVYNGERYLAETLAAIRNQTHPVAEIIVVDDGSSDTSAEVAAAAVPSAKVLRRANMGAAAAMNAGVTVARGDLLTFCDADDLWHPTKTERQVAALAEMPSAGYSITDVVNFISPELAIDPDSVDAWLLEPAAGYYTATLAVWRSAFDEIGPFDESLRHMNKTEWFLRAREHSEVAHVTDVLVQRRLHTTNTSTSCESSSLDEHLEFVAARMRAARGGRNR, via the coding sequence GTGACCGCCGCATCCGTCTCGGTCGTCGTTCCCGTGTACAACGGCGAACGCTATCTCGCGGAGACCCTCGCGGCGATCAGGAACCAGACCCACCCCGTCGCCGAGATCATCGTCGTCGACGACGGCTCCTCCGACACATCGGCCGAGGTGGCAGCCGCTGCGGTGCCATCTGCGAAGGTCCTGCGACGCGCCAACATGGGCGCTGCCGCGGCGATGAACGCCGGGGTCACCGTGGCCCGAGGCGACCTCCTCACCTTCTGCGACGCCGACGACCTGTGGCACCCCACGAAGACCGAACGGCAGGTCGCGGCCCTCGCCGAGATGCCCTCAGCGGGCTACTCGATCACCGACGTGGTCAACTTCATCTCACCGGAGCTCGCCATCGACCCGGACTCCGTGGACGCCTGGCTGCTCGAGCCTGCGGCGGGTTACTACACGGCGACTCTGGCGGTGTGGCGCTCGGCCTTCGACGAGATCGGCCCGTTCGACGAGTCGCTACGCCACATGAACAAGACCGAGTGGTTCCTACGCGCCCGCGAACACAGCGAGGTGGCCCACGTCACGGACGTGCTCGTCCAACGGCGGCTACACACGACGAACACGAGCACGTCATGCGAATCATCGAGCCTCGATGAGCACCTGGAGTTCGTGGCGGCGAGAATGCGTGCGGCTCGTGGTGGGAGGAATCGATGA
- a CDS encoding glycosyltransferase family 4 protein, whose product MVWAAAYPPSRGGVETMTAGLGATLAERGHSVRVLTDSGSADSDVRDGAVGVDRLPLHHTLTSRDPEAIAELVDRVGRMTRSFDPDVVNLHAMHPGWYFYLKTQRRSSAPLAFTSHGWSGYPTGPDSLTGRVLRSATRIVCCSDFVCAIGRRLVPDIADRFVTNLNGVRPSGLTAAPPPFDPPHLVYASRLEPEKGIIDLLGALPGVVAVVPSLRVTVAGPGSLEAEVRQIVAAEPSLAGVTVTGAVDPGVVQNLMAAATLVVVPSREGVPPETSEPFGLVAAEAAALGRPVVATAVGGLREIVVHGHTGLLVAPGDGSALRDALIEILGDSAAAARMGASGRRYAAEQFGWDDHVDRYEQIFDEMVERGR is encoded by the coding sequence ATGGTGTGGGCCGCCGCCTACCCGCCGAGTCGTGGCGGCGTCGAGACGATGACCGCAGGTCTCGGCGCGACCCTAGCCGAGCGGGGTCACAGCGTCCGTGTGCTGACCGACTCCGGATCGGCCGATTCCGACGTCCGTGACGGCGCCGTCGGCGTCGACCGGTTGCCGTTGCACCACACGCTGACGAGCCGTGACCCGGAGGCGATCGCAGAGCTGGTCGACCGTGTTGGTCGCATGACCCGGTCCTTCGACCCCGATGTCGTGAATCTTCATGCCATGCATCCTGGTTGGTACTTCTACCTGAAGACGCAGCGCCGGAGCTCGGCGCCGCTGGCGTTCACGTCGCACGGCTGGTCGGGCTATCCGACCGGTCCCGACTCGCTCACCGGGAGGGTTCTGCGCTCGGCGACCCGGATCGTCTGTTGCAGCGATTTCGTCTGCGCCATCGGGCGTCGACTCGTGCCCGATATCGCGGACAGGTTCGTCACCAACCTCAACGGGGTCAGGCCGTCGGGACTCACGGCGGCTCCACCGCCCTTCGATCCTCCGCATCTGGTGTACGCGAGCCGACTCGAGCCGGAGAAGGGGATCATCGACCTGCTCGGGGCGCTGCCGGGTGTCGTCGCAGTGGTGCCCTCTCTGCGAGTGACCGTCGCCGGGCCTGGGAGTCTCGAGGCCGAAGTGCGGCAGATCGTCGCCGCGGAACCGTCGCTCGCAGGGGTGACGGTCACCGGCGCCGTCGACCCGGGCGTGGTTCAGAACCTCATGGCGGCTGCGACGCTCGTCGTCGTCCCCTCGCGTGAGGGTGTGCCTCCCGAGACGTCGGAGCCGTTCGGACTCGTCGCCGCCGAGGCAGCGGCGCTCGGCCGCCCGGTCGTCGCCACCGCGGTGGGTGGCCTTCGCGAGATCGTCGTGCACGGCCATACGGGGCTTCTCGTCGCCCCGGGCGACGGCTCGGCTCTGCGCGATGCGCTCATCGAGATCCTCGGGGATTCCGCGGCCGCGGCCAGGATGGGCGCATCGGGCCGACGCTACGCTGCCGAGCAGTTCGGCTGGGACGACCACGTCGACCGGTACGAGCAGATCTTCGACGAGATGGTGGAGAGAGGCAGATGA